One Flavobacteriales bacterium genomic region harbors:
- a CDS encoding T9SS type A sorting domain-containing protein, which translates to MQHFFIGALALTFAQFCFSQCPNTLSPTPLPFVENFENYADTLSNNDTLVCTPTFLWTFNASHPNGRALCGTGSPVNNGGNGGVTLDVNGFGTFSHNELILTLNLSTSSLSSPIYLSFDCNNVADEANIEDRIFIRGSDQDNWIEIYDWSVLPQNTWISERENIQISNILSSNGQNFSSTFQVKFSQYDNYGYSSDGFAIDNIEIAEIYCTKAQNTSISYQNLDSVILNWDAVPGASWNIQYGLKGFNFGQGNFIHTSNSTDTITQLMPNSVYEVYLQKDCGMSSLSSWVGPLTIYTPITNDSSCNAIFVPADGQTIHTHNKNAGIQFAENFLLGNSPNNTIWFKTIVPNSGHLVIETCLSNFNTKLGAYSISDCSDFTTFTTHGIASFSSPSTQNVCNAPGKAALELCDLTPLDTVFFWIGSYTPTIEDEILFSVADYSLENTSGNAILDSLNTCINDTVNLFSNIQNYSIQGEWNYSENPNAIIDDSLLVAGNMTHNHEVVNYINTNVCDADTTHFNIIISETNYAGNPIEDLEYCNSSTVYLFSTLSGLIQTNGTWYDHQGNDIFDDQVYFSNTTTGIQQFTYIVNNNACPADSVSISFDLLDCTLISENSSERITISNIENKLFEVSSPQKSTLNIYDLQGKALQSNIKLSPYEPKKIDLSNKPAGVYILIFNGLHQSKIRKVVTK; encoded by the coding sequence ATGCAACATTTTTTTATTGGTGCTTTAGCCCTAACATTTGCTCAGTTCTGCTTTAGTCAATGTCCAAATACTTTATCTCCAACTCCCCTACCTTTTGTTGAAAATTTTGAAAATTATGCAGACACACTCTCTAATAATGATACGCTTGTCTGTACCCCAACCTTTCTCTGGACATTTAATGCCAGTCATCCAAATGGACGAGCCCTCTGTGGAACAGGCTCACCTGTAAACAATGGTGGAAATGGAGGAGTAACACTTGATGTCAACGGTTTTGGAACCTTTAGTCACAATGAACTTATACTTACCTTAAACCTTTCCACTTCCTCCCTCTCCTCTCCAATCTATTTATCTTTTGATTGTAATAATGTTGCCGATGAAGCTAATATTGAGGACAGGATATTTATTAGAGGAAGCGATCAAGATAATTGGATTGAAATATACGATTGGTCAGTATTACCACAAAACACATGGATCAGTGAAAGGGAAAACATCCAAATATCCAATATCCTATCCAGTAATGGACAAAACTTTTCGTCTACATTTCAAGTTAAATTTTCTCAATATGATAATTACGGTTATTCTTCTGATGGTTTTGCAATTGATAATATAGAAATCGCAGAGATATACTGTACTAAAGCACAAAACACCTCCATATCTTATCAAAACCTGGACTCTGTTATTTTAAACTGGGATGCTGTTCCTGGTGCTAGCTGGAATATTCAATATGGTTTAAAAGGCTTCAATTTTGGCCAAGGAAACTTTATCCACACCAGTAACTCAACTGACACCATTACTCAACTCATGCCCAACAGTGTTTACGAAGTGTATTTACAAAAAGATTGTGGAATGTCTAGTTTAAGTTCTTGGGTTGGCCCTTTAACAATATACACTCCCATAACTAACGACAGTTCTTGTAATGCCATTTTCGTTCCAGCTGATGGCCAAACCATTCATACTCATAATAAAAATGCAGGAATTCAATTTGCCGAAAACTTTTTACTAGGGAACTCCCCTAACAATACCATTTGGTTTAAAACCATTGTTCCTAACTCTGGTCACTTAGTCATTGAAACATGTTTATCTAATTTTAACACTAAGTTAGGGGCATACAGTATTAGTGACTGTAGTGATTTCACTACATTTACTACACATGGAATTGCGAGCTTTTCTTCGCCATCAACTCAAAACGTCTGTAATGCACCTGGTAAAGCCGCACTAGAATTATGTGATTTAACACCACTCGACACTGTCTTTTTTTGGATTGGAAGCTACACCCCTACAATTGAAGATGAGATTCTTTTTTCTGTAGCAGATTATTCCCTAGAAAACACTTCTGGAAATGCTATTTTAGATAGTTTAAACACCTGTATCAATGATACCGTTAACCTGTTTTCAAACATACAGAACTACAGTATTCAAGGAGAATGGAATTATAGCGAAAATCCAAACGCTATTATAGATGACTCTCTTTTAGTAGCTGGAAACATGACTCACAACCATGAAGTGGTAAACTATATCAACACGAATGTCTGTGATGCTGACACTACTCATTTCAACATCATAATTTCCGAAACAAACTATGCAGGAAATCCTATAGAAGACCTAGAGTACTGTAATTCTTCAACGGTTTATTTATTCAGTACATTAAGCGGGCTCATTCAAACTAATGGCACATGGTATGATCACCAAGGGAACGATATTTTTGATGACCAAGTATACTTCTCTAATACAACTACTGGAATACAACAATTTACCTATATTGTAAATAACAATGCTTGCCCAGCTGACTCCGTTTCAATTAGCTTTGACCTATTAGACTGTACCCTAATCTCTGAAAATTCTTCTGAAAGAATCACTATTTCCAACATTGAAAATAAGCTTTTTGAGGTCAGCTCACCCCAAAAAAGCACCCTTAACATCTATGACCTCCAAGGTAAAGCACTTCAATCGAATATAAAACTCTCCCCCTATGAACCAAAAAAGATTGACCTTTCCAATAAACCGGCAGGAGTATACATCCTTATATTTAATGGGCTTCATCAATCAAAAATCAGAAAAGTTGTAACTAAATAA
- a CDS encoding T9SS type A sorting domain-containing protein: MKNFIQLFSFLLLLINGSTYSQCPSGPSSSCNGNGTSLNLYWVGTDASNNGNWNTPCSWRVGSVAGVEPCQAPRSIDNVFFTSGSFAGSGGTTTITINTQARCNNFYVGSTINTLLGTPTFTLNNPGFLEVYGSLTLQTNMNWNVVGGNSSGPELLFKSTNSGNTIATAGHNLSAVQFDGIGGEWALQDDFNAGSLNFVFGHLTTNDGFNDHDLNLLTFDSDVKTGGTSTNRILDLNSSIVTISGTSGNDRYPYNTTNAPNSSWEGRGTTPSNFSFNAGSSQIIFTTTSPFVRLGGMNYNVINHTGTGRFYDHFGPNPCNIDTLITNGYLYFHHEHIFNVLQINSVGLEHNFFRHQTITGDLIAAGNPCNPTRFRSEYNRLLTMPSSVSADPMNGFIIDNLRCNDGTGGHTVSGFGIGTTTGWNITAPTARDLYWVGNTNTNWTEPTNWSTSPSGTPLLTAGDCAPLQTDNVFFTPMANGKTVHLNATANCNNMTWTISAPTTFSGSAAINVYGNMQLDTDINFTTNATFNMKGEASNTIFTAGKTINWMYFRDRSQYTLLDHLNFNYVYFFRQNSFNSGGYNLTGLRLYFRGSGSTNLSNSTVTLSNNNPWYLAGGQSNMTYNSNSNVIFTSTSSDVSIYGWGGNPHFPNFTLQNANSTLRIRDHLKNRTVTYDGNVTLNGSARFYADLGTGTTDGNITSLTINGDLNLSSGKTYEFGITNNLTVTNTVNSVAPCFSEPITIKGINGNPFNANFTGAINFAFTLIGNSNSLNPHTVSNCSDLGGNTNWTFNPPASTFTYYWRALNGSGNSIYSNPWNTPGHWTTNPVNTEGNATCIPGPYDNVVFDNLSFNGSTSNIAITGAISCNNITATGSNVNLTNSGRLMVNGNVASDGTMSTSNFSGNWDFISNTTGNTIDFGGTTLGSDLTFVNSSGAWTVLNNKLATTKDVYINGGTLNTNGQNFEMRRFHSSNSSPRTLNLSNSIVNISGNGNYLNPNSPGNVYTWNTITSTNFSLNPGTSVINFTNTNNPILYSGALNLHHVNFTSTSSVVSTSPMLIGSNIQTEYMKFDCSARIYGSHSYDTLEFTAGNVYRLEGGQTQTLNAPNGLLIATGAPGNEIAIKSTTTGSVSNFHKLNTGGSMLSFCFDYVSVEDNLASSDDPAFSFFTGVNSNNISATGIWDFTRPLVFASSIDADADVVTCPGANEDLIWNLNGSGPYIVQYTINGGTATTVTIPNSASTFTLPASHYADATYNVTAFSADNCGVPSAGTIIDSDVLYDVPNVADIAQNGDRKSCFLDNDNTLVHFQDELFAPQRIIASINDASAGTGLGNTLVRVSIDPVVQFFFVPPHHNFPYLQRRFGITPTNQELATIRLYFTQAELNALSTAYGTTLGVNDLDVTKFSNNVMDFSGGSSLMTITSAGTVPASVTSSSNVLYLEFQTSTFSHFVIHPKFGAPLPVELTHFDAQPIDNSVHLSWTTTTEINSDYFDILRSTDAENWEFIGKLNAAGNSSIETDYQYTDTDPIAGDSYYKLIQYDLDGNTKEYGPRHIYFKTEQITEVYPNPANNIIHVNYHLNNYDAGVSIQIYNSIGQMIKSINTTGLEGNNNIEIPIHEINSGIYTVRILSQHKTISNNIPLIIEK; the protein is encoded by the coding sequence ATGAAAAATTTTATTCAACTATTCTCATTCTTGCTACTACTTATCAATGGGAGCACCTATTCTCAATGTCCATCAGGTCCCAGTTCAAGCTGTAATGGAAATGGTACAAGTTTAAATTTATATTGGGTAGGAACAGATGCATCCAACAACGGAAACTGGAATACTCCATGTTCATGGAGAGTAGGTTCTGTAGCTGGAGTTGAGCCTTGTCAAGCCCCACGTTCAATTGATAATGTTTTTTTCACTTCGGGATCATTTGCTGGTAGCGGAGGTACAACAACCATTACGATCAATACCCAAGCTAGATGTAATAATTTTTACGTTGGTTCTACCATTAACACTCTCTTAGGAACACCTACTTTTACGCTTAACAACCCTGGTTTTTTAGAAGTTTATGGAAGTTTAACGCTTCAAACAAATATGAACTGGAACGTGGTAGGAGGAAACTCTTCTGGACCTGAACTTTTATTCAAATCGACCAATAGTGGAAATACAATTGCAACCGCTGGACATAACTTATCAGCAGTTCAGTTTGATGGGATTGGTGGAGAATGGGCTTTACAGGATGATTTTAATGCAGGAAGTTTGAATTTTGTTTTTGGTCACCTCACCACCAATGACGGTTTTAACGATCACGACCTGAACCTTTTAACTTTTGATTCGGATGTAAAAACTGGTGGAACTTCGACCAATAGAATCTTAGACTTAAACTCTTCCATTGTTACAATATCTGGAACTTCAGGAAACGATAGGTATCCTTACAATACTACAAATGCTCCTAACTCATCTTGGGAAGGTCGAGGTACAACCCCATCAAACTTTAGCTTTAATGCCGGCTCTTCACAAATTATTTTCACAACCACAAGCCCCTTTGTAAGGTTAGGAGGTATGAACTATAATGTCATTAACCACACTGGTACTGGTAGATTCTATGATCATTTTGGTCCTAACCCTTGTAATATTGACACTTTAATCACCAATGGTTATTTATATTTTCATCATGAACATATTTTTAATGTACTTCAAATAAACTCGGTTGGTTTGGAACATAATTTTTTCAGACATCAAACTATTACAGGGGATTTAATTGCTGCAGGAAATCCTTGTAACCCAACTCGTTTTAGAAGTGAATACAACCGACTTTTAACAATGCCTTCATCTGTGAGCGCAGACCCAATGAATGGATTTATTATTGACAACCTAAGGTGTAACGATGGTACTGGAGGGCATACCGTTTCTGGTTTTGGTATAGGAACAACTACAGGGTGGAACATCACAGCGCCAACAGCTAGAGATTTGTATTGGGTTGGAAATACCAATACCAACTGGACTGAACCAACAAACTGGTCTACCTCTCCATCAGGAACACCATTATTAACAGCTGGTGACTGTGCTCCTCTCCAAACAGACAATGTTTTTTTCACTCCAATGGCCAATGGAAAAACTGTCCATCTAAATGCTACTGCTAATTGTAATAACATGACATGGACAATTAGTGCTCCTACAACATTCTCTGGAAGTGCAGCTATTAACGTCTATGGAAATATGCAATTGGATACAGACATAAACTTTACAACCAATGCTACTTTTAACATGAAAGGAGAAGCCAGTAACACAATATTTACAGCGGGGAAAACAATCAATTGGATGTACTTTAGAGACCGTTCTCAATATACACTATTAGATCATTTAAATTTTAATTATGTTTATTTTTTCCGTCAAAATTCATTCAACTCTGGAGGGTATAACCTAACTGGACTTCGACTCTATTTTAGAGGAAGTGGAAGCACAAACCTTAGTAACTCTACAGTTACACTATCTAATAACAACCCATGGTACCTCGCGGGGGGGCAGTCCAACATGACCTACAACTCCAATTCTAATGTAATTTTCACCTCTACTTCTTCAGATGTTTCTATTTATGGATGGGGAGGGAATCCTCATTTTCCAAATTTCACCTTACAAAACGCCAACTCTACACTTAGAATTAGAGACCATTTAAAAAACAGAACTGTAACCTACGATGGAAATGTTACCTTGAATGGTAGTGCTCGTTTTTATGCTGATTTAGGTACTGGAACTACAGATGGTAATATCACCTCACTTACCATCAATGGAGACTTAAATTTAAGTAGTGGAAAAACTTATGAATTTGGAATAACGAACAACCTTACTGTTACTAATACTGTTAATTCAGTTGCTCCTTGTTTTTCTGAACCTATTACGATAAAGGGAATTAATGGTAATCCTTTTAACGCTAACTTCACAGGAGCTATCAATTTTGCTTTTACGTTGATAGGGAATTCAAATTCACTAAACCCTCATACTGTAAGTAACTGTTCAGATTTAGGAGGCAACACCAATTGGACTTTTAACCCACCAGCATCAACTTTCACCTATTATTGGAGAGCCTTAAATGGTAGTGGGAACTCAATATATAGCAACCCTTGGAATACACCTGGCCACTGGACGACTAACCCAGTCAACACTGAAGGAAATGCCACTTGTATTCCAGGACCTTATGACAATGTTGTATTTGACAATTTAAGCTTTAACGGAAGCACTTCAAACATTGCTATTACAGGTGCTATTAGCTGTAACAATATCACAGCTACTGGATCAAACGTCAACCTGACCAACTCTGGACGTTTAATGGTAAATGGTAATGTAGCTTCTGACGGAACTATGTCGACTTCTAATTTTTCTGGAAATTGGGACTTTATTTCAAATACAACAGGTAATACAATTGACTTTGGAGGTACAACATTAGGTAGTGATCTAACCTTTGTAAATTCATCTGGAGCATGGACTGTTTTAAATAACAAACTAGCTACCACTAAAGATGTCTACATCAATGGTGGTACACTAAATACCAATGGACAAAATTTTGAAATGAGGAGGTTTCATAGTTCAAATAGCTCACCTAGAACTTTAAACCTAAGCAATTCAATTGTTAACATTTCTGGAAATGGAAACTATTTAAATCCTAATAGCCCAGGAAACGTTTACACTTGGAATACCATAACCTCTACCAATTTCTCTTTAAACCCTGGAACTTCGGTAATTAATTTTACCAACACCAACAACCCTATTTTATATTCCGGAGCTTTAAATTTACATCATGTTAATTTTACTAGTACAAGCTCTGTAGTGAGTACTTCTCCTATGTTAATAGGTAGCAATATCCAAACTGAATATATGAAATTTGACTGTAGTGCAAGAATTTATGGATCGCACAGTTATGACACTTTAGAATTTACTGCCGGTAACGTTTATCGATTGGAGGGTGGTCAAACTCAAACTTTAAATGCTCCTAATGGTTTATTAATTGCTACTGGGGCACCAGGAAATGAAATTGCTATAAAATCAACAACAACAGGTTCTGTTTCTAACTTCCACAAACTAAACACAGGAGGTTCAATGCTATCTTTTTGTTTTGATTATGTTTCAGTTGAAGACAACCTTGCTTCATCTGATGATCCTGCTTTTAGTTTCTTTACAGGAGTAAATAGTAATAATATCTCTGCTACTGGAATTTGGGATTTTACCAGACCTCTTGTTTTTGCTTCTTCAATTGACGCAGATGCAGATGTAGTTACCTGCCCTGGAGCTAATGAAGATTTAATTTGGAATCTAAATGGTTCTGGTCCTTACATTGTTCAGTATACTATAAATGGAGGAACAGCCACTACAGTTACCATCCCAAATTCAGCTTCTACTTTTACGCTACCTGCTTCACATTATGCAGATGCCACCTATAATGTTACTGCATTTTCTGCCGACAACTGTGGTGTTCCTAGTGCTGGTACAATTATAGATTCTGACGTTCTATATGACGTTCCTAACGTTGCAGACATCGCTCAGAATGGAGATCGAAAATCATGCTTTTTAGATAATGACAATACACTTGTTCATTTTCAAGATGAACTATTTGCACCTCAAAGAATCATCGCTTCTATAAATGATGCTAGTGCTGGAACGGGACTAGGAAATACGTTAGTTAGAGTGAGTATTGATCCTGTAGTTCAGTTTTTCTTCGTACCTCCCCACCATAATTTCCCTTATTTACAAAGGAGATTTGGTATCACACCTACCAACCAAGAATTGGCAACTATTCGACTTTATTTTACTCAAGCTGAATTAAATGCTTTATCTACTGCTTATGGTACAACTCTAGGTGTGAATGATCTTGACGTTACTAAGTTTAGCAACAATGTAATGGATTTCTCTGGAGGATCTAGCTTGATGACCATCACTAGTGCTGGTACAGTTCCTGCATCAGTAACTTCTTCATCAAATGTATTATACTTAGAATTTCAAACGAGTACATTTTCACATTTTGTCATTCACCCCAAATTTGGAGCACCACTTCCTGTAGAACTCACGCACTTTGATGCTCAACCTATTGATAATTCCGTTCATTTATCTTGGACTACCACAACAGAGATTAACAGTGATTACTTTGATATCTTAAGAAGTACTGATGCTGAAAACTGGGAATTTATTGGTAAACTAAATGCCGCTGGTAATAGTTCAATTGAAACTGATTATCAATATACAGACACTGACCCTATTGCTGGAGATTCTTATTATAAGCTTATCCAATATGATTTAGATGGTAACACCAAAGAATACGGACCTAGACATATTTACTTTAAAACTGAACAAATTACAGAGGTATACCCTAACCCTGCTAACAATATCATTCATGTTAACTATCATTTAAATAATTATGATGCTGGTGTTTCTATACAAATTTACAACAGCATTGGACAAATGATTAAATCGATAAACACTACAGGTTTAGAAGGGAATAACAATATCGAAATACCTATTCATGAAATAAACTCTGGTATCTATACGGTTAGAATTCTTAGTCAACACAAGACCATATCCAATAATATTCCATTAATTATTGAAAAATAG